A genomic window from Anaeromusa acidaminophila DSM 3853 includes:
- a CDS encoding four-carbon acid sugar kinase family protein yields MMAQHKQCPTLDTAVLDRFPSVDAVNLQRLLEAAVAGDKHKIIVLDDDPTGVQTVHDLSVYTDWSYESVRQGFLEERKMFYILTNSRGFTEEETIKAHQEIAKMVSQVARELQRPFLLVNRSDSTLRGHYPLETQVLKEQWEAESGQAVDGEILCPYFKEGGRFTLGNVHYVRYGEQLVPAGETEFARDKTFGYCASDLTEYVEEKTVGAYRSEKVTTISLEELRSLQVEAITEKLLRVHGFGKVVVNAVDACDVKVFCLALYQALSRGKRFLFRVAAGLVKELGAVSDRPLLTREDMLKRTLGTGGIVIVGSHTVKTTQQLERLKELPDVCSLEFNSDLVLEEERFAEEIEAVLQQEEALLQSGKTVVVYTKRKLLSLEGDSKEAALRRSVKISEAVQSLVGRLRVTPAFVVAKGGITSSDVGTKALKVKRARVLGQVRPGIPVWQTGEESKFPRIPYVIFPGNVGEADTLKDVVKVLMG; encoded by the coding sequence ATGATGGCGCAGCATAAGCAATGCCCTACTTTAGACACAGCCGTGCTGGACCGCTTTCCTTCTGTAGACGCGGTGAATTTACAGAGGCTGTTGGAAGCGGCGGTTGCCGGGGATAAGCACAAAATTATTGTGTTGGATGACGATCCTACCGGTGTGCAGACGGTTCATGATTTATCCGTGTACACGGATTGGTCCTATGAAAGCGTACGACAAGGCTTTTTGGAAGAACGCAAAATGTTTTACATTCTGACTAATTCCCGAGGCTTTACCGAAGAGGAGACCATCAAAGCGCATCAAGAGATTGCCAAGATGGTATCTCAAGTGGCTCGGGAATTGCAACGACCATTTCTGCTTGTCAATCGCAGCGATTCGACGCTGCGGGGGCACTACCCTTTGGAAACACAGGTGCTGAAAGAGCAATGGGAGGCTGAAAGCGGTCAGGCGGTGGATGGAGAAATTCTCTGCCCTTATTTCAAGGAAGGAGGCCGGTTTACCCTTGGCAATGTGCATTACGTTCGGTATGGCGAGCAACTGGTACCGGCTGGAGAAACCGAATTTGCCAGAGATAAAACTTTTGGCTATTGTGCATCGGATTTGACAGAGTATGTAGAAGAAAAGACAGTCGGCGCTTATCGCAGCGAGAAGGTAACGACCATTTCGTTAGAAGAACTTAGAAGCCTGCAGGTGGAAGCCATTACGGAGAAGCTGCTTCGCGTTCACGGCTTCGGCAAGGTGGTTGTTAATGCTGTGGATGCTTGCGACGTGAAAGTGTTTTGCCTAGCTTTGTACCAGGCTCTTAGCCGAGGGAAACGCTTTCTATTTCGCGTGGCGGCCGGTTTGGTAAAAGAACTTGGCGCTGTATCGGACAGGCCTCTTTTAACGAGAGAGGATATGTTGAAGAGAACGCTTGGCACCGGCGGAATCGTCATTGTTGGTTCTCATACGGTTAAAACTACGCAGCAATTAGAACGTTTAAAAGAATTGCCGGACGTTTGCAGTCTAGAATTCAACTCCGACTTGGTTTTGGAAGAAGAGCGTTTTGCCGAAGAAATTGAAGCGGTTCTACAGCAGGAAGAAGCTTTACTGCAAAGCGGTAAAACTGTTGTTGTTTATACCAAACGCAAGCTGCTGTCTTTAGAGGGAGACTCTAAAGAAGCCGCTTTGCGGCGTTCGGTAAAGATTTCCGAGGCTGTGCAATCCTTAGTAGGACGGCTGCGGGTAACGCCAGCTTTTGTCGTGGCCAAAGGAGGCATTACCTCTAGCGATGTTGGTACTAAGGCGTTAAAGGTTAAACGCGCTCGCGTTCTCGGCCAGGTGCGGCCGGGGATTCCCGTATGGCAGACTGGAGAGGAAAGTAAATTTCCCCGCATTCCCTACGTGATTTTTCCGGGAAATGTCGGCGAAGCCGACACCCTAAAAGACGTTGTGAAAGTGTTGATGGGCTAA
- a CDS encoding 3-keto-5-aminohexanoate cleavage protein, whose amino-acid sequence MNKVLVSVAPVASTDTNIVPEKIAAEVIQCWKAGAAMVHLHVRDAQGQLTTDMELLNETLQLIRQESDMIIEVSTGGVSNLSIQERCVPLYSELVEACSLNVGSTNLGKAVYCNPLDEVEYCIKELLKQKKTPEVEVFEIGHIHTMQEFMGQYDFVAPVLFSIVLGHQGEAPATPQALTTMIQMIPAGTLWGITQANRKDFGLIAAALGLGARTVRIGFEDSRYLDTRTVVGSNVPLVEKTVRLLQAMDKEPMSPAEARQLFKIGGQ is encoded by the coding sequence ATGAATAAAGTGCTTGTTTCAGTGGCTCCAGTAGCCAGTACCGATACGAATATTGTGCCGGAGAAAATTGCTGCGGAAGTAATCCAGTGTTGGAAGGCTGGTGCGGCGATGGTGCATCTGCATGTGAGGGATGCGCAAGGCCAGTTGACTACCGACATGGAACTGTTGAATGAAACGCTGCAGTTGATTCGTCAAGAGTCGGATATGATTATTGAAGTATCTACCGGCGGCGTTTCCAACTTATCCATTCAAGAACGCTGTGTGCCACTGTATTCCGAATTGGTAGAAGCCTGTTCTTTGAATGTTGGTTCTACTAATTTGGGAAAAGCTGTTTACTGCAACCCGCTGGACGAAGTAGAGTACTGTATTAAAGAACTGCTGAAGCAGAAGAAAACCCCTGAAGTGGAAGTGTTTGAGATTGGTCATATCCATACGATGCAGGAATTTATGGGACAATATGATTTTGTGGCGCCGGTACTGTTCAGCATTGTCTTAGGGCATCAAGGGGAAGCGCCCGCTACGCCGCAAGCGCTGACAACCATGATTCAGATGATTCCTGCAGGGACGCTCTGGGGTATTACCCAGGCCAATCGAAAAGATTTTGGTCTGATTGCCGCCGCATTAGGATTGGGAGCGCGTACGGTGCGCATCGGCTTTGAAGACAGCCGGTATTTGGATACGCGCACAGTAGTGGGCAGCAACGTGCCTCTCGTAGAGAAAACGGTGCGGCTTTTGCAGGCGATGGACAAAGAGCCGATGAGCCCGGCAGAAGCGCGGCAACTCTTTAAAATAGGCGGTCAATAA
- a CDS encoding bile acid:sodium symporter family protein: protein MIEKLGNIVKFITKYFSVWIILGVVAAFYQPEPFKPLAKYVPYCIMAVMLSMGLTVSLNDFKLVFSRPKDVFWGIVLRYMIMPFIALALTKVLDLPPVLAAGLILVGCCPSGVASNVMTFLAKGDTALSITVSTINTLIAPFITPFMFALLVGSIVPVDANAILFDILKIVLVPVVLGAVIRGVASDFVDKIMPIIPIVSVVAIFVTTSSGFALSASKLADVAIIAVLAVVLHNSLGLMTGYWAARGVGMPPYKSKALCFEIGMENGGLAMALALAHLAPLAFIPAAIFNLVHNLTGPMLASYWREKEEKLEAQEQTKEAAQL from the coding sequence ATGATCGAAAAGCTTGGAAATATCGTAAAGTTCATTACGAAATACTTCTCGGTGTGGATTATTCTGGGCGTTGTAGCCGCATTCTATCAGCCGGAGCCGTTTAAGCCGTTGGCTAAATATGTGCCGTATTGTATTATGGCGGTTATGTTGAGTATGGGTCTTACGGTGTCGCTGAATGATTTCAAACTGGTTTTTTCGCGGCCCAAGGATGTCTTTTGGGGGATTGTGCTGCGGTACATGATCATGCCGTTCATTGCGTTGGCTTTGACCAAAGTGCTTGATTTACCCCCTGTGTTGGCAGCAGGCTTGATTTTGGTAGGGTGCTGCCCCAGTGGTGTAGCCAGTAATGTCATGACGTTTCTGGCCAAAGGCGATACGGCTTTGTCCATTACAGTGTCTACGATTAATACTTTAATTGCTCCCTTTATTACGCCCTTTATGTTTGCCTTGTTAGTAGGCTCGATTGTACCGGTAGATGCCAATGCTATCTTGTTTGACATCTTAAAAATTGTCTTGGTGCCGGTGGTTTTAGGAGCGGTTATCCGCGGGGTAGCTTCTGATTTTGTCGATAAGATTATGCCGATTATTCCTATCGTATCGGTTGTGGCTATTTTTGTCACGACGAGCTCCGGGTTTGCCTTGAGTGCCAGTAAATTGGCGGATGTAGCAATTATTGCGGTGCTGGCGGTGGTTCTGCATAATTCCTTGGGCCTGATGACCGGCTACTGGGCTGCACGAGGCGTAGGCATGCCTCCGTATAAATCGAAAGCGCTGTGTTTTGAAATTGGCATGGAAAACGGCGGCCTGGCCATGGCTTTAGCTTTGGCGCATCTGGCTCCGCTGGCCTTTATTCCTGCAGCTATTTTCAACCTGGTGCATAATCTGACAGGTCCTATGTTGGCCAGCTATTGGCGGGAAAAGGAAGAAAAGCTGGAAGCGCAGGAACAAACTAAGGAAGCGGCGCAACTGTGA
- a CDS encoding DUF3329 domain-containing protein — METQENKAYSRSDLLSWGMLALLFVYMLSLNFLMPLHRDDYWYSLIWGTMDKLAVLPDVFQSMYAHYLTHGGRMTAYVVLSSFLLAGKFWFNLFNSFLYVALIVLMYWHSQRQLTWRFQPHILLLLITFAWLGLPHFAEVTIWMAGSCTYLFTAVLILAFFLPYHFQALGRGLWRGGFLSAAGMLLLGVLAGWGIENTSATTAFISVCATFYFYKKKQLQTWMLTGAFGAVLGMIMLVIAPGNYVRYDDSKTKLIYHFTNLIAAGAEALLYVLPVVLFLLLAWRVLLVCHAKGAAAIVENRQLDGRFIFSSFLTMAVIAFLLLSYSNGHFFSTWLGPLLMAKVAVPLGVATPRLQVQLFNTLSGLEEMLIYLLTIAQLYRYAFTKLSLRKKDLQGLAAGVRWREIMAAHPACWHVAAWLGLALFNHFVMVASPRFPARATFGSVAFLLVATASVFTVPEVRQYFLETARRKYLAFFAVLLLLPMMAATLNQYVTIYREDGARMAYVQEMAAQGVTELEVAPISIKNRVLRHVYFEDLNNSVSRDLLCNYYGLKTIKLKE; from the coding sequence ATGGAAACGCAAGAAAATAAAGCATATAGCCGCAGTGATTTGCTGTCGTGGGGCATGCTGGCTTTGCTTTTTGTGTATATGCTATCTCTGAACTTTCTCATGCCGCTGCATCGCGATGATTATTGGTATTCCTTGATATGGGGAACGATGGATAAGCTAGCGGTTTTGCCGGATGTCTTTCAATCTATGTACGCCCATTATTTGACCCATGGCGGTCGTATGACAGCCTATGTGGTACTGAGCAGTTTTTTATTGGCAGGAAAGTTTTGGTTTAATCTATTCAATTCGTTTCTCTATGTGGCTTTAATTGTATTGATGTACTGGCATTCGCAACGTCAGCTTACCTGGCGTTTTCAGCCGCATATACTATTGCTGCTGATAACCTTTGCTTGGTTAGGACTGCCGCATTTTGCAGAAGTGACGATTTGGATGGCCGGTTCCTGCACGTATTTATTTACGGCCGTACTGATTCTTGCATTCTTTCTTCCCTATCATTTTCAAGCTTTGGGACGCGGCTTGTGGCGGGGAGGTTTTTTATCTGCTGCAGGTATGTTGCTCTTGGGGGTCCTGGCAGGCTGGGGAATTGAAAATACTTCGGCGACAACGGCATTCATCAGTGTTTGCGCCACCTTCTACTTTTACAAAAAGAAACAGCTGCAAACATGGATGTTGACAGGCGCTTTTGGCGCGGTATTAGGCATGATTATGCTGGTTATTGCGCCGGGAAACTATGTACGCTATGACGATTCGAAAACGAAATTGATTTATCATTTTACCAATCTTATCGCGGCAGGGGCGGAGGCGCTGCTCTATGTGCTGCCGGTTGTACTGTTTTTGCTTTTGGCTTGGCGGGTTTTGCTTGTTTGTCATGCGAAGGGCGCTGCTGCTATAGTGGAAAATCGGCAATTGGACGGACGTTTTATTTTTTCCTCCTTTCTGACCATGGCTGTGATTGCTTTTTTACTGCTTTCCTATAGCAATGGACACTTCTTTTCTACTTGGCTGGGGCCGTTGCTGATGGCTAAGGTGGCGGTGCCCCTGGGAGTCGCTACGCCGCGCCTGCAGGTGCAGCTTTTCAATACCTTGTCCGGTCTGGAGGAGATGTTGATCTATTTGCTCACGATCGCCCAACTGTATCGATATGCCTTTACGAAGCTGTCGTTGCGCAAAAAGGATTTGCAAGGGCTGGCGGCTGGTGTTCGCTGGCGGGAGATTATGGCGGCGCATCCGGCTTGCTGGCATGTGGCGGCCTGGCTGGGGCTGGCTTTGTTTAATCATTTTGTCATGGTGGCGTCGCCGCGCTTTCCGGCGCGGGCTACCTTTGGTTCGGTTGCATTCCTGCTGGTTGCGACAGCCAGCGTATTTACTGTGCCCGAAGTGCGGCAATATTTTTTGGAAACGGCGCGCAGGAAATACTTGGCTTTCTTCGCAGTCTTACTCCTCCTGCCCATGATGGCGGCAACCTTGAATCAGTATGTCACTATCTATCGGGAAGACGGGGCTCGGATGGCTTATGTGCAGGAAATGGCGGCTCAGGGAGTGACAGAACTCGAAGTGGCGCCGATTTCCATTAAAAATCGCGTGCTGCGCCATGTGTACTTTGAGGATTTAAATAATTCCGTCTCACGCGACCTGCTTTGCAATTATTACGGCCTGAAAACGATCAAGCTGAAAGAATAG
- a CDS encoding FadR/GntR family transcriptional regulator yields MQAETFLKEIGGKSVVEQIVENITNAIINGELKPGDKIPTENELCASMGVGRNSVREAIKILVAYGVLVIKRAEGTFVKQDYDKKMLFPVLYGIILQKDSAKQLIEMRKIIDVGILQLAIEKLDFQSLHKLELAMQELERTMSAAQVKASDIFAADTEFHKVLVDITENALLEGICYYVDQITKASRLKAIEMFLEAKATEEFLRMHRDMVQVLQKKDHSKIGEVIEKHYEYWEKVSL; encoded by the coding sequence ATGCAAGCAGAAACATTCTTAAAGGAAATTGGCGGTAAATCCGTTGTCGAACAGATTGTTGAAAATATTACCAATGCCATCATTAATGGTGAGTTGAAACCCGGAGATAAAATACCGACGGAAAATGAATTGTGCGCATCTATGGGCGTGGGCCGCAATTCAGTGCGCGAAGCCATTAAAATTCTGGTGGCTTATGGCGTGCTGGTAATCAAACGGGCGGAAGGCACCTTCGTTAAGCAAGATTATGACAAGAAAATGCTCTTCCCCGTGCTGTACGGAATCATCTTGCAAAAAGATTCTGCCAAACAGCTGATAGAGATGCGCAAAATTATTGATGTGGGGATTTTGCAGCTGGCCATTGAGAAGTTGGATTTTCAATCGCTGCATAAGTTGGAGCTGGCCATGCAAGAATTGGAGCGGACCATGTCGGCGGCTCAGGTAAAAGCCAGTGACATTTTTGCTGCAGATACCGAGTTTCATAAAGTGTTGGTGGATATTACGGAGAACGCGCTTCTGGAAGGGATCTGCTACTATGTCGACCAAATTACCAAAGCCTCCAGGTTAAAAGCCATTGAGATGTTTTTGGAGGCAAAGGCGACGGAAGAATTCCTGCGCATGCATCGGGATATGGTGCAGGTATTGCAAAAAAAAGATCACTCGAAAATTGGCGAAGTCATTGAAAAACACTATGAATATTGGGAAAAAGTAAGTCTATAG
- a CDS encoding GlcG/HbpS family heme-binding protein — MTLELAKKLGAYAENLVAKEYGAKPFSVAICDKDGFMVLFNKLDGAKLLTIKLTPNKAYTAVRMGVSTADFLKRLQTDNLNISYFADENFVGMPGGVPVLNAQQQIIGAVGIGGLKEDGEVALKVAAAANSL, encoded by the coding sequence ATGACGTTAGAATTGGCTAAAAAGCTTGGCGCGTATGCGGAAAATCTGGTAGCTAAAGAATACGGAGCCAAGCCATTTAGTGTAGCGATATGTGATAAGGACGGGTTTATGGTGCTTTTCAACAAGCTGGATGGTGCGAAGCTGTTGACCATTAAACTAACGCCAAACAAGGCTTACACGGCGGTACGGATGGGCGTGAGCACGGCAGATTTTCTGAAGAGGCTGCAAACGGACAATCTTAATATTTCCTATTTTGCCGATGAAAATTTTGTAGGCATGCCCGGCGGCGTGCCGGTATTGAACGCACAGCAGCAGATTATTGGCGCCGTGGGTATTGGCGGTCTGAAAGAAGACGGCGAGGTAGCGCTTAAGGTTGCAGCGGCGGCAAATTCCTTGTAG
- a CDS encoding class II fructose-bisphosphate aldolase, which translates to MLISFNDILQQAYQEQYAVGSFNGYNYETFKGIIEAGAEAKQAVILAFGAKYLKNMSLETAAALAKSLSEESGAPVCLHLDHCSSLDTVYRAIHSGFGSVMYDGSALPFEENMKNTRQVCQVAHACGVSVEAELGCLAAGERSHEGSAEDVEAYTDPQAAKEFVAATQVDALAVSIGTVHGLYKAEPCLRLDILENINKRLTIPLVLHGGSGLSEADIAACRQRGIAKVNVNTEISVYAVDKTAALLAGKQPHFSEVSLQQIDYVKEVVKKYIAYFAAGK; encoded by the coding sequence ATGCTTATTTCTTTTAACGATATCTTGCAACAGGCGTATCAAGAACAGTACGCGGTAGGTTCCTTTAATGGCTACAATTACGAAACCTTTAAAGGCATTATTGAGGCAGGCGCGGAGGCGAAGCAGGCGGTTATTCTGGCTTTTGGCGCCAAGTATTTGAAAAATATGTCGCTGGAAACGGCAGCCGCATTGGCTAAAAGTTTGAGCGAAGAAAGCGGCGCTCCAGTTTGTTTGCACCTGGATCATTGCAGCAGTCTGGATACGGTATATCGCGCTATCCATAGCGGCTTTGGCTCGGTTATGTATGACGGTTCGGCGCTTCCGTTTGAAGAAAACATGAAAAACACCAGGCAAGTATGTCAGGTAGCTCATGCCTGCGGCGTATCCGTAGAAGCCGAGCTGGGCTGTTTAGCGGCTGGTGAACGTTCCCATGAAGGCTCGGCGGAGGACGTCGAAGCGTATACCGATCCGCAGGCAGCCAAGGAATTTGTCGCTGCAACGCAAGTAGATGCGCTGGCGGTTTCCATTGGCACCGTACATGGTTTGTACAAGGCTGAACCTTGTTTGCGCCTTGATATTTTGGAAAACATCAATAAACGTTTGACGATACCTTTGGTGCTGCATGGCGGCTCCGGCTTGTCGGAGGCGGATATTGCCGCTTGCCGGCAGCGCGGGATTGCCAAGGTGAATGTAAACACGGAAATATCCGTCTATGCGGTAGACAAGACGGCGGCCTTATTGGCTGGCAAACAACCTCATTTTTCCGAAGTATCTTTGCAGCAGATTGACTATGTCAAAGAAGTAGTAAAAAAATATATCGCCTATTTTGCGGCAGGCAAGTAA
- a CDS encoding aspartate/glutamate racemase family protein, translated as MKVALVYTSTTPELIELVEKEVQQVLPAGTEIISNQDPSILAEVREAGYVTAPPASRLVGMYMKAIGDGADAILNICSSVGEVADSAQDVAKYTGIPIVRIDEDMCREAVRQGTRIGVMATLPTTLAPTKNTILRVAREMNKPVELVDSLVDGAFGLDQEQFKELMTKYAGEISDKVDVILFAQGSMAYCEEYIHEKYDLPVLSSPRFGAVALQEALQKKGLM; from the coding sequence ATGAAAGTAGCATTGGTGTACACAAGTACCACTCCGGAGTTGATTGAACTAGTAGAAAAAGAAGTGCAGCAGGTATTGCCCGCCGGTACAGAGATCATCAGCAATCAAGACCCGTCCATTTTAGCAGAGGTGCGGGAAGCGGGCTATGTGACGGCGCCGCCAGCTTCGCGTTTGGTTGGCATGTATATGAAAGCCATCGGTGATGGAGCGGACGCTATTCTCAATATCTGCTCTTCGGTTGGGGAAGTAGCGGATTCGGCGCAGGATGTAGCCAAGTATACAGGCATCCCTATTGTGCGAATTGATGAAGATATGTGCCGCGAAGCAGTGCGGCAAGGAACGCGCATTGGCGTTATGGCCACGCTGCCGACGACGCTGGCGCCGACGAAGAACACCATTTTACGGGTAGCTCGAGAAATGAACAAGCCGGTGGAATTGGTGGATTCTTTGGTGGATGGCGCATTTGGCTTGGATCAAGAACAGTTCAAAGAGCTGATGACCAAGTATGCAGGAGAGATCAGCGATAAAGTAGACGTAATTTTGTTTGCTCAAGGTTCGATGGCGTATTGTGAAGAATACATTCATGAGAAATATGATTTGCCGGTATTGTCCAGCCCGCGTTTTGGCGCTGTAGCGCTGCAAGAAGCATTGCAGAAAAAAGGCTTGATGTAA
- a CDS encoding AMP-binding protein has product MLSSLGSNARGRFFCFRPLETKSRGEIRMKIAFSTLGCPEFGWRDIYSLAKDFGFDGIEVRGLGNKRFTGPGQPLSEEQWPHTKQKLEELRLEISCLSSGCCLKFAEKAEDNHKELVRYITLAGKLGTPYVRILGDNEPQPTGAVDDQVVLAALRRLIPIAEANQVTLLVETSGVYADTKRLGQLLNQIASDAIGALWDIHHPYRFAGETPEQTVQNLGAYIKYAHVKDSVVLDDAIQYRMLGEGDLPIAQIMSALNSIKYAGYLSLEWVKAWAPDLANAGVVFPHFAHYMNRFIEKNTSKGRLFDNNAKTGKFIWEKDSLIDLTFPQVLDHVVAEFPDQYAFRYTTHDYTRTYAEFRDDVDAFARSLIALGVKPGDHVAIWATNVPQWFITFWATIKIGAVLVTVNTAYKIHEAEYLFRQSDTHTLVMIDGYKDSNYVEIMQELCPELERTKPGTPLHSVRLPFLRNIITVDSKQPGCLTWDEAVELSGTVPVEEVYRRERSLNKHDVCNMQYTSGTTGFPKGVMLTHYNVVNNGKNIGDCMDLSTADRMMIQVPMFHCFGMVLAMTAAMTHGVTMSPLPYFSPKQSLECINREKITCFHGVPTMFIAMLEHADFPKTDFSHVRTGIMAGSPCPTKVMQDVVNKMNMTEITIVFGQTESAPGCTQSRVDDSIELRVSTVGRALPGVECKIVDPETGEDLPDNVSGEFVARGYNIMKGYYKMPEATAAAIDKDGWLHTGDLAKRDENGYFKITGRIKDMVIRGGENIYPKEIEDFIYTHEKVKDVQVIGVPDKQYGEEIMACVILKDGATMTSDELKDYIRSHMAKHKTPRYIDFVSEFPMNAAGKIMKYKMREQAVAKLGLAADSKVETA; this is encoded by the coding sequence ATGCTTTCGTCTCTTGGCAGCAATGCCAGGGGACGATTTTTTTGTTTCCGCCCCCTGGAAACCAAAAGCAGAGGAGAGATTCGTATGAAAATAGCTTTTTCCACCTTGGGTTGTCCTGAATTCGGCTGGCGCGACATTTACTCTCTGGCCAAAGACTTTGGCTTTGACGGTATTGAGGTCCGCGGACTGGGAAACAAACGCTTCACCGGCCCAGGTCAGCCTCTTTCCGAAGAGCAATGGCCGCATACCAAACAAAAGTTGGAAGAACTGCGCCTTGAAATATCTTGCCTTTCCTCCGGCTGCTGTCTGAAGTTCGCCGAAAAAGCCGAGGACAACCATAAAGAACTTGTACGTTACATTACGCTAGCCGGCAAACTGGGGACGCCTTATGTTCGTATTCTAGGCGATAATGAACCCCAACCAACAGGAGCCGTTGACGATCAGGTGGTTCTTGCCGCCCTGCGCCGTCTGATTCCCATTGCCGAAGCCAATCAAGTCACGCTTTTGGTCGAAACCTCCGGCGTTTACGCCGATACCAAGCGTTTGGGCCAGTTGCTCAACCAGATCGCAAGTGACGCCATCGGCGCTTTGTGGGACATTCATCATCCTTACCGTTTTGCCGGAGAAACTCCAGAGCAAACCGTGCAGAACCTCGGCGCTTACATCAAATACGCTCATGTCAAAGATTCTGTCGTCCTAGATGATGCCATTCAATATCGCATGCTGGGCGAAGGAGATCTGCCGATTGCGCAAATCATGTCCGCTCTGAACTCCATCAAATACGCCGGTTACCTGTCCTTGGAATGGGTCAAAGCCTGGGCACCGGACTTGGCGAATGCCGGAGTTGTCTTCCCTCATTTCGCCCATTACATGAATCGCTTTATTGAAAAGAATACTTCCAAGGGCCGCTTGTTTGACAACAATGCCAAAACAGGCAAGTTCATCTGGGAAAAGGACAGCCTTATTGACCTAACCTTCCCCCAAGTCCTGGATCATGTCGTAGCTGAATTTCCCGACCAGTATGCTTTTCGCTATACCACGCATGATTACACACGCACGTATGCGGAATTCCGGGACGACGTGGATGCCTTTGCCCGTTCTTTAATTGCTTTGGGAGTAAAGCCAGGCGATCATGTCGCGATCTGGGCTACCAACGTGCCGCAATGGTTCATTACTTTCTGGGCTACCATCAAAATCGGCGCCGTTCTGGTTACCGTCAATACAGCCTATAAAATTCACGAAGCCGAGTATTTGTTCCGTCAGTCGGATACGCATACGCTGGTCATGATTGACGGCTATAAAGACTCTAACTACGTTGAAATCATGCAAGAGCTTTGCCCCGAGTTGGAACGAACCAAGCCTGGCACACCGCTGCACTCGGTTCGTCTGCCGTTCTTGCGCAACATCATTACCGTCGACTCCAAGCAGCCAGGATGCCTGACCTGGGATGAGGCGGTTGAACTGTCGGGAACCGTGCCGGTAGAGGAGGTCTATAGACGCGAACGTTCTTTGAACAAGCACGACGTCTGCAACATGCAATACACTTCCGGCACCACCGGCTTCCCCAAAGGCGTCATGCTGACTCACTATAATGTCGTCAACAACGGAAAAAACATTGGCGACTGCATGGATCTGTCCACCGCTGATCGCATGATGATCCAGGTACCTATGTTCCACTGCTTCGGCATGGTCTTGGCGATGACAGCCGCCATGACCCATGGCGTCACCATGTCTCCGCTGCCTTACTTCTCTCCCAAGCAATCGCTCGAGTGCATCAACCGCGAAAAAATCACCTGCTTCCACGGCGTCCCTACCATGTTCATCGCCATGCTGGAACACGCGGATTTTCCCAAAACCGATTTTTCTCACGTGCGCACAGGCATCATGGCCGGCAGCCCCTGCCCCACCAAAGTCATGCAAGACGTGGTCAACAAGATGAACATGACGGAGATTACCATTGTCTTCGGCCAAACGGAATCCGCTCCAGGCTGCACCCAAAGTCGTGTAGACGATTCCATTGAGCTTCGCGTCTCTACCGTCGGCCGCGCCTTACCGGGCGTGGAGTGCAAAATTGTGGATCCTGAAACCGGCGAAGATTTGCCGGACAATGTGTCCGGGGAATTTGTCGCCCGCGGCTACAACATCATGAAAGGTTACTACAAAATGCCCGAGGCTACCGCCGCCGCCATCGACAAAGACGGCTGGCTCCACACCGGCGATTTGGCCAAGCGCGATGAAAATGGTTATTTCAAAATCACAGGCCGCATCAAGGATATGGTCATCCGCGGCGGCGAAAACATCTATCCCAAGGAAATTGAAGACTTCATCTATACCCATGAAAAAGTCAAAGATGTACAAGTCATCGGCGTGCCGGACAAACAGTACGGCGAGGAAATCATGGCCTGCGTCATCTTGAAAGACGGCGCAACGATGACTTCGGATGAACTCAAAGACTACATCCGCTCTCATATGGCCAAACACAAAACCCCGCGCTATATTGACTTTGTCAGCGAATTCCCCATGAATGCCGCCGGCAAGATCATGAAGTACAAAATGCGCGAACAGGCTGTGGCAAAGCTGGGCCTTGCGGCAGACAGCAAGGTCGAGACCGCGTAA